GATTTCGTAAGTTATAGCATTATTTATTGCATCATAACCATATATTCAGTTTGTTCTATGTTTTATACCTATGTATAGCCTgtccaagaaaataaaaaacctgctatGAGGTCGCCACTTTTGCttttacgttttaaaattaatggtgtcgatataaaaaaaagctctatattttacaacatagccagattttttattatcctaggtatattttttatctatccCTGAAAATATAGTTATTGAGACTCGAAACTGTCATGATACTCATGGCTTATAGTAACTTGTCAATTTAATGCAATTATCATTTTGTCTATAGATCTCGGTGAGAAATGTGTTGTAGAATTATTTTAGGCCATTTAGTATGTTAAAACGgtaccttattaaatatattgtccaTAGGTGAGGTACACCTTTGTCATCTTTGTGGTTTGATAAATAAAGTGACTTAATGATTATTATGtgtttgtttcatttttgttaCCAATTGCAGTTAGTGTTATTTTGGTGTCCATTGTTGCGGGGCAGTGATTAAGTGTCTTGAACCGTGTGGTTTGGAGTTTAATTCCTTGTACAgctattccttttttttaattaagcacATGTGTTTTTCACAACAAtgacacatcacgcctttatctccgaatgGGTAGGCAGGGGTGCTTTTCGCAAATGtgtttcatcccatgatgtacCAGACATCGGGCTGATTGCAGAAAACCCTGAATATTGCTCTACCCGCGATTCAAACCTGAGACCTTAGAGCAGTAGTTGTATCGCGCATGCAATATAATTGCGCTACCGAAGCAATCTATCTTTGAATTTAGACATCCTTTAGGCTTGACCCGTTACATCAGTCGAGAATAATGTAGACTGGATTTTTTgtgatgttttataattatgtatgaagATAATTTGACATATTGGAATTATAAGCAAGGTCTTCACACGTCTAAGCGCGAGTGACCTCGTCatatccaataaaatgtcaacaTCTGATctatatgtttattaatgttgACATTTATTAGgtagttttattgattattgcAAATTACGCTGATATTTAAGAGGTCTCGTAGgattacaaaaagtatttttgattaCCTACCTCATTTTTTAGTCTCTGTTTtttatctgctattattactcgaccTTGATAAAATCTCAGGGAAATAAACGGTGGCAgctatagtataaaaaaaacatttacgtGGAATtaataacctcctttttttaaagtcggttaataagAAGAAGTGGCCTCATAAAGTTTGGTACACATGATAGGCATGTGAACCGGTTCTTTCtaaatttttaagtacattCTTGTATAGAAACGTGcggaaatgtttgtttgttgacGTGCAGGTGCCAAAGCCTAGTATAGATTTACAATTTTCAATTTCTCGCTTAGCCCCACGTTTTGAGATAAAATTATTCACCTTCAAGATCTTTAGTTTGTTGTCAAAATGGGAAGTCAtaatttgattatgattatgcCAAAATTAGTTACCTACCACTTTCAGAACATGTAAATAGGGTAGAAATTGTGACGAGCGATGGTCAGTTATTATTGCTGCACCGCGACGCTCTCCGGCTTGAGATCTCCTCAGTTTATGTTCAGGCCGAAGTCGGAAATGTAGTTTCGTTATTCATATAGACTTTATGAAGTAAATTgttatatatcattattttttatttccttgttcttcaaaattgtttttaaatatggtgGTCCACAGGAATGAAGGACAGGGTATTAGAATACAACGTATAGATtgcacaaaacattttaatataaacttaaaaagtcGTACaacaatatgaaaaattattattgactaATTATATTAGCCGGCATGGAGAGCcgattttactatattatgcaaatattatattatctttaacaCTTCCATCGAATATATCTTACAAaagaaaggaaaaataaaaagtatctttataataaaaaatctcattacgctaagttgtattattattaaacttacatTATAGATTTTATCTACAAAATACTGCAGCATTTCGGTCAGTTTTCCAATCGACTATCAAAGTTAACACACTTTacgtaataatttaacaataggGTATCGACACGAAGTACGCGTAAGGGTATTGAAATCATACAACTAGACTTAAttctaaatcaaaatataaaaatagtaaaaaaatagttgTACATTTCCATTAGGTACAACTTGTCAATGTTGTGCGTGCGCATGCGTGCGCCGCGCGTGCGCCCACAAGGACAAGCTGCGCCGGTGCCACTATCGCATACCGCCTCTACCTTTGCGCTACACTACCTACCACTGAAAAACTGACGCGATCGccaagtgaaatataaaaaagataaataacacATAGTATTTTTCCATGAATTTGCATGCACCCGTTATTTTATGaattgagaaatatttttttctatcatttattcatattcatgtcttttataacaatataagtaTACCATACACGCTAAGGGCGGCCGCCGTCGTGCGGGCGGCCGGTAATGTACACAAGGACTAAtatcttcttaaaaaaatactgttagaTTGAAACGTAGCTAacctattatatattattatgtatattataattattattataagggtACAATGGTACGAGTGATGATTACACTATGTGAGATCTCCGACGCCTTCGGGCGGCCCGCCGCGCCGTCCGACCGCGTCCGACCGGATATGCAaacatttattagttattacaaCATACGAGTACGATACGAATACGATTAGGTACCGGTGCCACAACCAGTACACTGTACACTATAATAGTAAGTATGAATtatcaatttcaatattaaaaatacgtaatttcTCTATTGGCCATTCGTTTCCACGTGAAAAATTTGACGATTATCGCGTacgaatatatattatgtatacatatttaaatatcagtATTTCTTAGATCGGAGGACGTATGTATACAGGCTCGCTCTAGAAGGTACGTCGTAGTAAGCGCACGCGGCCGTGCGGCCTCTCGCTCCCTTACACCCTACTAATATATTGATATCGAACGAAGACGTCAAAAACTCGACACGGCattaaatattacgaaaataaatCGCCGGCCAGTCGCGCGGCACATTATTGCTCCTATCGATAAATTTACACATCGACGTAACGAACGAGAATACAAAAAGTTATGGAAAATCGTACGGATATCACaagcggcgggcggcgcgggacGCCCCcgcggaaaataaaaaaataaatcgcgGCGCGCGTCTCTCTCGTAAAAAAGTAAAGACTCTATGAGCGGGTCGCGCGAGGCGGCTAGCGCGAGTGCGCGGCTCAGTTGGCGAGCAGCAggtgcgccggcgccggcgggTACGGGGGCGCGCTGCCCGGCGCCGTCTCGCGCCGCGCCACGAAGTACGAGGGCTCCGCGGCCGGCGACAGCGACCGCGCCGCCAGCTGCTGCTGCATCGCGCGCTGCTTGATGTAGTTGCTGAACTCGGTGGGGGACATGCGGTTCGCACGCTTGCTGCTCGTCTTCAGCTTGGTGCTGCCGAATTTGGTCTGCGCGAACGTGGCCGTCGTGAAGGTGAGCGGCTGCGCGCGGAACGGGGGCGCTGGCGAGAAGGCTGCGGGCGCGGGCGGAGACGGCGCCGCGGCCGGCTCCACGGGCCTGAAGCACTGCGCCTCGGGATTGAAAGCACGTGTTACCTGGAGGTTACAAAAAGTCCAATATTTAGCTTTTTTGTACGGATGCTAGAAATTTAGGATAAGTATACGGAATTTCTCGTTTGGTTTAtggtatttataatgtaatgctTACCTCTCTGTCGGTCCTCTCATCGGCAGCCCTCTCGTCGCTGCTGAAAAGAACCTTCACAGCTCCTTTCTCGCCGATGCGGTACGAAACTTCACCTGAAATAGACAAAGAAATAAGAGTTAACATCTTGCTACAAGAAAATATAACGGAACAAAATTTCTACacgttttgttttgattgtatAATATAGGCGAAGAAGTTCCAAACGAACAGattctaaataaacatttatttttccgCACAAAATAAGGCGCCTTTTTTTCATGAATCGTAAACGATTGCGATGACTCAACAAGTCATTGCTTACTTAATAAATTGCGTAATTTATGTTGTTTGAGCTATATGTTTGTAGTGGATCAAATTTGGCTAAATCATTTTACGACTTAGCAAGATACAGTAGCATTATTCTGCTAATTTAGCAGAATacacgcaattttttttaagtccaCAAACTACGTCTGTGTATATCGTTAgcgtttaatttagtttattttcattttgggTTCATTGACCGAATTGTAGCCAGAGGaatgtaaaattttcattttaaaacttaagtttattattataatcaaaaaatatttcatgttcaTACAAGCAGAGCTACCATCTACATCAATTCTCAGTATAATTAGAAGATCTCGTTTCACACTCAGTTCACATTTATCTCGCTCTCCACTGCATGTGTTATTTAGAGATAACATCCTGTTGCAACACAAGTCGCAATGCGTTCATAACATTGTTATTGTCCTCGGGGACCGGCCTCGTTCATTTAGCGCGTTATGCAATACATATTAGGCGTTCAATTGTTATTGAATCGTGTCATTTTTCACTTAGCGCTTATCTAACCGCGGAACGTTGTGGAATGTTTGATAACTGATGTACTTCGCGGGATTTTGACTGTTACAAATTGAATATTTGTAAGACCCCACGAGATCATTGgtgtaaattataatgattatctCTGCCTTTTTCAGGCTGACgaaaaaattaattgaactgtttattattaattctgcTGTTACGTTTGGTCATAAAGCTTGAGAGACCATATCGACTATTGAAAGGCTTATTGACTTAAACGACACCAAGTTtcgaacatatttaaaattagcactttttgtatatatttttaatctaattaaataaaaaaaaaaattgcttaagtcaattagcctttcaaccgttgaTTTGAACATggttattctaaaaatataatcattatgtATTTACCTGGATCCACCCAGACTGCGAGGTCTCTCGGGAGATGTTCCAGGACATCCCGGACTGGCACGCCTGACTCCCTCGCCGCTCGCTCCAGCACAGGGTCGAGAGGTCCGCCGGTCTTTAGGCATCGGAACGCTGACCCCCTGCACGGCCTGTCGGGGTACCAGTGACCCCTGAATTTGTCTTTAAGTGCTTTCTCAAGTTCCTCCCCGAAGATGTTCACCCGCCGCCTCGGCAGCTTGTTGTAAAGGTACGATATGAC
This genomic window from Manduca sexta isolate Smith_Timp_Sample1 chromosome 17, JHU_Msex_v1.0, whole genome shotgun sequence contains:
- the LOC115453778 gene encoding protein Tob1; protein product: MHIEVQVALNFVISYLYNKLPRRRVNIFGEELEKALKDKFRGHWYPDRPCRGSAFRCLKTGGPLDPVLERAARESGVPVRDVLEHLPRDLAVWVDPGEVSYRIGEKGAVKVLFSSDERAADERTDREVTRAFNPEAQCFRPVEPAAAPSPPAPAAFSPAPPFRAQPLTFTTATFAQTKFGSTKLKTSSKRANRMSPTEFSNYIKQRAMQQQLAARSLSPAAEPSYFVARRETAPGSAPPYPPAPAHLLLAN